The Cryptococcus deuterogattii R265 chromosome 3, complete sequence genome has a segment encoding these proteins:
- a CDS encoding electron-transferring-flavoprotein dehydrogenase translates to MTITAPISRLLKYRTLPAASRSSSGALRPLRALRIRTFASEAKFDPESVERAQDEVDVCIVGGGPAGLSAAIRLKQLEQERGGDELRVVVLEKGGEVGAHILSGAVIEPRALNELIPDWKELGAPLNQPALSDSMRFLTSNSSFPLPHPPQMNNKGNYIVSLSRFTAWLGEQAEALGVEVYPGFAGAKVLYTEDGKGIKGVITGDVGLDKEGNPKDNYEPGMEFHAKVTLIAEGAHGSLSQQLQKKFNLREGKDPQTYGLGIKEVWKVKDEVYEPGKVVHTLGWPLDYKTYGGSWMYHMEDNMVSIGLVVGLDYQNPYLSPYKEFQRMKHHPFFANILKDGQCIAYGARALNEGGFQSIPKLHFPGGALIGCSAGFLNVPKIKGTHNAMKSGMLAAESAFAAITSAVSNEETSLDTNPVDMSNYAAAIENSWIWSELKEVRNLRPSFHNPLGLWGGMAYSGLDSLILKGRVPWTFRNSVEDYEATKKASEEKPIDYPQPDGKLSFDILTSVSMTGTNHAENQPVHLRLPNVEGAKALHTKINVEDYAGLLGRVCPAAVYEYADAEGSEVDADGKKFVINSQNCIHCKTCSIKTPTQDITWDVPEGGGGPKYTIT, encoded by the exons ATGACCATAACAGCCCCCATATCACGTCTACTAAAATATCGCACCCTTCCAGCTGCCTCTCGCAGCTCCTCAGGAGCTCTCCGCCCACTTAGAGCTCTGCGAATACGGACCTTCGCGTCTGAAGCCAAATTCGACCCGGAAAGCGTTGAACGGGCACAGGATGAAGTGGATGTCTGCATCGTCGGCGGTGGCCCTGCCGGCCTCAGCGCTGCTATCAGACTGAAGCAGCTTGAGCAAGAACGAGGTGGCGACGAACTCCGAGTCGTCGTGCTTGAGAAAGGTGGTGAAGTCG GTGCCCACATCCTTTCTGGTGCTGTGATTGAACCGAGAGCCCTCAATGAGCTTATACCAGATTGGAAAGAGTTGGGAGCACCCCTTAACCAACCTGCCCTTTCCGACTCCATGAGATTCTTGACCTCCAActcatcctttcccctACCCCATCCTCCGCAAATGAACAACAAAGGCAACTACATCGTATCCCTTTCTCGATTCACTGCTTGGTTGGGCGAGCAAGCTGAGGCACTTGGTGTCGAGGTATATCCTGGGTTTGCTGGTGCCAAGGTCTTGTATACAGAGGACGGAAAGGGCATCAAGGGTGTTATCACAGGCGATGTCGGATTAGATAAGGAAGGGAACCCTAAAGATAACTACGAGCCTGGTATGGAGTTCCATGCCAAGGTGACCCTCATTGCCGAAGGTGCCCATGGTTCATTGTCCCAGCAATTGCAGAAAAAATTCAACCTTCGAGAAGGTAAAGACCCACAAACTTACGGCCTGGGCATTAAGGAAGTGTGGAAGGTCAAGGACGAAGTTTATGAGCCTGGAAAAGTCGTTCATACTCTTGGATGGCCTTTAGATTACAAGACCTATGGTGGTAGCTGGATGTACCACATGGAGGACAACATGGTCAGCATTGGTCTGGTCGTTGGTCTTGACTACCAAAATCCCTACCTTTCACCTTATAAGGAGTTCCAA CGAATGAAGCACCACCCATTCTTCGccaacatcctcaaagATGGTCAATGTATTGCCTACGGTGCTCGAGCTTTGAATGAGGGAGGCTTTCAGTCCATACCGAAGTTGCACTTCCCTGGTGGTGCTTTGATCGGATGTTCTGCTGGTTTCCTCAACGTCCCCAAG ATCAAAGGTACTCATAACGCCATGAAGTCGGGTATGCTCGCCGCCGAGTCTGCTTTCGCCGCCATCACCTCTGCCGTGTCTAACGAAGAGACTTCCCTGGACACTAATCCCGTCGACATGTCTAATTACGCCGCCGCCATCGAGAACTCTTGGATCTGGTCCGAACTCAAGGAAGTCAGAAATCTCAGGCCATCTTTCCACAACCCCCTCGGTCTTTGGGGCGGTATGGCCTATTCTGGCTTGGACAGTTTGATCTTGAAGGGGCGCGTGCCTTGGACATTTAGGAACTCTGTGGAGGATTATGAAGCTACCAAGAAGGCCAG TGAGGAGAAGCCTATCGATTATCCTCAGCCTGATGGCAAACTCTCTTTCGACATTCTTACTTCTGTTTCTATGACGGGTACCAACCACGCTGAGAATCAACCGGTGCACCTGAGGTTGCCTAATGTTGAAGGTGCCAAGGCTTTGCACACCAAGATCAATGTTGAGG ATTACGCTGGCCTTTTGGGCAGGGTCTGCCCTGCCGCAGTTTACGAGTATGCGGATGCAGAAGGTAGCGAAGTAGACGCAGATGGCAAGAAGTTTGTGATCAACTCACAGAACTGTATACAC TGTAAGACATGTTCCATTAAGACTCCTACTCAAGATATTACCTGGGATGTTCCTGAAGGCGGTGGCGGTCCCAAGTACA CCATCACATAA
- a CDS encoding protein kinase C substrate 80K-H, which produces MKNLTVLVTLLSSLLLFTPVTFAAQEEQKIVVPSQIRGLNPSLYDKYEPSKQGLFHCLDNSKTIPFSAINDDYCDCPDGSDEPGTAACSNGLFWCKNEGHIPGSVRKSRVNDGLCEPECCDGSDEWATGACPNNCDVVGKEWRAAKEASEKIRKTGAKVRGTYIKWAQGEKKRLEEDLAKKRQELVTKEQEVAKAKAILDKTEAHSQEDLERKKQSPVYISLLSHRLALARLRSKTNRLETEIESLHSLLREMAKGYNPNYQDMAVKAAVVGYEELTGIKYREGESEGETEVKKEEKEEGDKEEEITEQELEALEKEDLEALLLSDTTDENEEDDEDDGTNLLWKLDEYIPDSLYGSWEHVRDVAIDWMIRFGLAGRSKAKTSSRDGPQVAAAREKHKLLNNELVKLNGAIRDTEDTLKNMEFHYGREGEWKKLDGSCVDKVVGDYTYELCFFGKATQRSNKDKSSNNLGSFNQWNTAADQGSLGYYSQQLYKNGAKCWNGPSRSVTVDLSCGTSNALISVSEPEKCEYRFKVTSPALCWPEAPGSPTDEVNVKEEL; this is translated from the exons ATGAAGAACTTGACCGTTCTAGTGACTTtactttcttctcttttgctGTTTACTCCTGTGACATTTGCGGCtcaggaagagcaaaagatAGTCGTTCCATCTCAGATCCGAGGGCTGAATCCTTCAC TGTATGACAAGTATGAGCCATCGAAACAAGGGCTTTTCCACTGCCTCGATAACTCGAAGACTATTCCCTTTTCGGCCATCAATGACGACTATTGTGACTGTCCGGATGGTTCAGATGAACCAGGAACTGCAGCCTGCAGCAATGGTCTGTTCTGGTGCAAGAATGAGGGACACATCCCTGGGTCGGTAAGGAAGAGTAGAGTCAATGATGGTTTATGTG AGCCCGAATGTTGCGATGGTTCAGATGAATGGGCCACGGGGGCTTGCCCCAACAACTGCGACGTTGTTGGTAAGGAATGGAGAGCTGCCAAGGAAGCCTCTGAAAAGATCAGAAAGACA GGTGCTAAAGTGCGAGGAACATATATCAAATGGGCTCAAggtgagaagaaaagattggaagaagatcttgcaaagaaaagacagGAGCTTGTAACTAAAGAACAAGAGGTTGCCAAGGCAAAAG CGATTCTCGACAAGACTGAAGCTCACAGCCAGGAGGATCTTGAGCGAAAGAAGCAATCAC CCGTATACATATCCCTCCTGTCACATCGCCTCGCTCTTGCCCGTCTTCGGTCGAAGACAAACCGTCTCGAGACTGAAATCGAATCTCTTCATTCACTCCTTCGTGAAATGGCCAAGGGATACAATCCGAACTACCAAGATATGGCCGTTAAGGCTGCCGTTGTGGGATATGAAGAACTCACTGGGATCAAGTAtcgagagggagagagtgAAGGGGAGACGGAAgtgaaaaaagaggagaaggaagagggcgataaggaggaagaaatcaCTGAGCAAGAGCTCGAGGCactggaaaaggaggatttggaggcCTTGCTTCTTTCCGATACGACGGACGAAaacgaagaggatgatgaagatgatgggacTAATCTCT TGTGGAAACTTGATGAGTACATCCCTGATTCTCTCTATGGGTCTTGGGAACATGTCAGAGATGTCGCCATCGATTGGATGATTCGTTTCGGTCTCGCTGGCCGATCCAAGGCTAAAACATCCAGCCGAGACGGCCCTC AGGTTGCCGCTGCACGGGAGAAACACAAGCTGCTCAATAATGAGCTTGTCAAGTTGAATGGAGCTATCCGTGACACCGAGGATACTCTTAAGAACATGGAGTTCCACTACGGCCGAGAGGGtgaatggaagaagcttgatggAAGCTGCGTTGACAAGGTAGTAGGAGA TTATACCTACGAACTCTGCTTCTTCGGAAAGGCTACTCAAAGAAGCAACAAGGATAAGTCTTCCAACAACCTTGG ATCTTTCAACCAATGGAACACTGCTGCAGACCAAGGCTCCCTCGGCTACTATTCTCAACAATTGTACAAAAACGGTGCCAAGTGCTGGAACGGTCCTAGCCGTAGTGTCACTGTTGATCTCTCTTGCGGCACCTCCAACGCCCTTATTTCGGTTTCTGAACCCGAAAAGTGCGAGTATAGATTCAAGGTCACCAGCCCAGCTCTCTGCTGGCCGGAGGCACCAGGCAGCCCAACAGACGAGGTGAATGTCAAAGAAGAACTctaa